The Planifilum fulgidum genome has a segment encoding these proteins:
- the hemA gene encoding glutamyl-tRNA reductase has translation MHIMALGLNHRTAPVELRERLAFSEEALEEALTRLRHTKSILECTILSTCNRMELYAVCDQLHTGEYYLKTFLEEWFGVPREEFADHLYVKQDEEAVRHLFLVVCGLDSMIIGETQILGQVKSAFLTAQRHGATGTLFNTLFKQAVTLGKRVHAETEIGQNAVSVSYAAVELGKKLFDGFSGKTVLLVGAGKMGELTAKHFHEAGADRVIVINRTLEKAVKVAKRFNGEARPFDRLVDSLREADIVVSSTGSSDAVIRREMVSEAVRFRQVPLFLIDIAVPRDVEPSVHELEQVYLYNIDDLEGIVEANLVLRRKEAEKVKGWIEEEMVRFQEWLQTLGVVPLISALREKAIAIQEETMRSIERKLPDLTERERRVIRKHTKSIVNQLLRDPILRIKEMAAGPDREEALELFVQLFALEDRLPSDEETARNGETLAARLSSRLGRPAYAGTDFPTRS, from the coding sequence ATGCACATCATGGCGTTAGGGCTGAATCATCGGACGGCTCCGGTGGAACTGCGCGAGCGGCTGGCCTTCTCCGAAGAGGCTCTGGAGGAGGCGCTGACGCGGTTGCGCCACACCAAAAGCATTCTGGAATGCACGATTTTAAGCACCTGCAACCGGATGGAATTGTACGCCGTTTGCGATCAGCTTCACACGGGGGAGTACTATCTCAAAACCTTTCTGGAAGAGTGGTTCGGCGTACCCCGGGAGGAATTCGCCGACCACCTGTATGTGAAGCAAGACGAAGAGGCCGTGCGCCATCTGTTCCTGGTGGTGTGCGGACTGGATTCGATGATCATCGGAGAAACGCAAATTCTCGGCCAAGTGAAATCGGCCTTTTTGACCGCCCAAAGGCACGGGGCGACGGGAACGCTGTTCAATACCCTGTTCAAACAGGCCGTCACCCTCGGAAAGCGGGTGCACGCCGAGACCGAAATCGGGCAGAACGCCGTATCGGTCAGCTATGCGGCGGTGGAGCTGGGGAAAAAGCTGTTCGACGGATTTTCCGGGAAGACGGTGTTGTTGGTCGGAGCGGGAAAAATGGGGGAGTTGACCGCAAAGCACTTCCACGAGGCCGGGGCGGACCGGGTGATCGTGATCAACCGCACCCTGGAGAAGGCGGTGAAGGTGGCCAAGCGTTTCAACGGGGAAGCCCGCCCCTTCGACCGGTTGGTCGATTCCCTGCGAGAGGCGGATATTGTGGTCTCGTCCACGGGTTCCTCCGATGCGGTGATTCGCCGGGAGATGGTGTCCGAAGCGGTCCGCTTCCGCCAAGTCCCTCTTTTTTTGATCGACATCGCCGTGCCGAGGGACGTGGAGCCCTCGGTTCATGAACTGGAACAGGTCTACCTCTACAATATCGACGATCTGGAGGGAATTGTGGAGGCCAATCTCGTTCTGCGGCGGAAAGAAGCGGAGAAAGTGAAAGGGTGGATCGAGGAGGAAATGGTCCGCTTCCAGGAGTGGCTCCAAACTCTGGGCGTCGTGCCCCTCATCTCCGCCCTTCGGGAAAAGGCGATCGCTATTCAGGAGGAGACGATGCGGAGCATCGAGCGGAAGCTTCCGGATTTGACCGAACGGGAGCGCCGGGTGATCCGGAAGCACACGAAGAGCATCGTCAACCAGCTTCTGCGCGATCCGATCCTTCGCATCAAGGAGATGGCGGCGGGCCCGGATCGGGAAGAAGCGCTGGAGTTGTTCGTCCAGCTGTTCGCCCTGGAGGATCGCCTGCCCTCAGACGAGGAAACCGCCCGGAACGGGGAGACGCTGGCTGCCCGCCTTTCTTCCCGGCTGGGCAGGCCCGCATACGCCGGAACCGATTTCCCGACGCGCTCGTAA
- a CDS encoding cytochrome C assembly family protein, which yields MFTERWFVDLIIYLYAFSLLFSFSDLFHPNRRIQRLALGLLVAVWLSQTLFFAFRLASWFPALTSFDALFFYSWVLITLTLVINAAYRMDLFVFSANLISFVVMAVNLFVARDSGSPASEILLSELVFIHVTMAFVAYAAFSLSAVFAAFYLIGNFLLKRKKWNRVLRLLPSLDRLHSFFHRWVMIGVPLMLLSMILGLVWLHQKVPETPWYDLKIAGSLLVLIAYGLHLYFRLSGRWRGRRLAWWNLLSFFTVLLNMSISGTGVSFHRWL from the coding sequence GTGTTTACCGAGCGGTGGTTTGTCGATCTCATCATTTATTTATATGCGTTCAGCCTGCTCTTTTCTTTCTCGGATCTGTTCCACCCGAACCGGAGGATCCAGCGGTTGGCCCTGGGGCTTTTGGTGGCGGTGTGGCTCTCCCAAACCCTTTTTTTCGCGTTTCGCCTGGCGTCGTGGTTTCCGGCGCTCACTTCCTTTGATGCCCTGTTTTTCTATTCCTGGGTCCTGATCACGCTCACCCTGGTGATCAACGCCGCCTATCGAATGGATCTGTTTGTCTTCTCGGCCAATTTGATCAGTTTTGTCGTCATGGCGGTCAATCTGTTCGTCGCCAGGGATTCCGGAAGCCCGGCATCGGAAATCCTGCTGTCAGAGCTGGTGTTCATCCACGTCACCATGGCGTTCGTGGCCTATGCCGCCTTTTCCCTGTCCGCGGTTTTCGCGGCTTTTTACCTGATCGGAAACTTTCTGCTGAAGCGGAAGAAATGGAATCGGGTGCTGCGCCTTTTGCCCAGCCTGGACCGCCTGCATTCCTTTTTCCACCGCTGGGTGATGATCGGCGTTCCCCTCATGCTCCTGTCGATGATTTTGGGGCTGGTCTGGCTTCACCAGAAGGTTCCGGAAACGCCCTGGTACGATCTCAAGATTGCCGGTTCTCTGCTGGTGCTCATCGCCTACGGCTTGCACCTGTATTTCCGGCTGTCGGGCCGGTGGCGGGGGCGCAGGTTGGCTTGGTGGAATTTGCTCTCTTTTTTTACCGTCTTGTTGAACATGTCGATTTCCGGAACCGGCGTTTCTTTCCACCGATGGTTGTAG
- a CDS encoding precorrin-2 dehydrogenase/sirohydrochlorin ferrochelatase family protein produces MTQHLYPMMIDLTGRRCLVVGGGTVAERKVASLLAGGGDVVVVSPSLTSGLMDRFRAGEIECRLRPYRREDGEGCFLVIAATDKEAVNRQVYEDARARGQWINVVDRPDLCNFIVPSAVRRGRLTIAVSTAGASPSLAKEIRMRLETEYGPEYEVFLDLLVEMRKRIQSKVDDTRLRYRLMGELVQEEWIRLCREDPERARRRMEEWVDRNILEEMAVAADSAAGISG; encoded by the coding sequence ATGACACAACATCTTTACCCGATGATGATCGATCTCACCGGCCGGCGTTGCCTTGTCGTGGGCGGGGGGACGGTGGCCGAGCGAAAGGTGGCCTCCCTTTTGGCCGGAGGCGGCGATGTGGTCGTGGTGAGCCCTTCCTTGACATCGGGGCTGATGGATCGCTTCCGGGCCGGGGAAATCGAATGCCGTCTCCGTCCCTACCGCCGGGAGGACGGAGAGGGTTGCTTTCTGGTAATCGCCGCCACCGACAAGGAGGCGGTAAACCGGCAAGTGTACGAGGATGCCCGGGCCCGGGGGCAGTGGATCAACGTCGTGGACCGACCCGATCTGTGCAATTTCATCGTGCCTTCCGCCGTCCGTCGGGGAAGGCTGACGATCGCCGTTTCCACCGCAGGAGCCAGCCCTTCCCTCGCCAAGGAGATCCGGATGCGTCTTGAAACGGAATACGGGCCGGAATACGAAGTGTTTCTCGACTTGCTCGTCGAAATGAGAAAACGCATTCAGTCGAAGGTGGACGACACCCGGCTCCGTTACCGGTTGATGGGCGAGCTGGTCCAGGAGGAGTGGATTCGGCTCTGCAGGGAGGATCCGGAGCGGGCGCGCCGGAGGATGGAGGAGTGGGTGGATCGGAACATCCTGGAGGAAATGGCCGTGGCGGCGGATTCCGCGGCGGGGATCAGCGGGTGA
- the hemC gene encoding hydroxymethylbilane synthase, protein MKTVSVGTRQSALAQTQTRWVMDRLREFQPDWEWRMEKILTKGDRILDVTLSKIGGKGLFIKEIERALLEGRIDLAVHSMKDLPAEMPEGLVVAAVTPREDPRDCLISRTGAGLDELPAGSVVGTSSLRRQAQILARRPDLEVKPVRGNVDTRLRKLEEGRFDAVVLARAGLSRLGLEDQITEVLSFDKMLPAVGQGALAVQCRGEDASVLRLIRKINDPHAEKAVRAERAFLHAFEGGCHLPVAAYAQVEGEKVCLDGLVASPDGRRVLRDREEGNDAEAVGRRLAEKLLRLGAEEILSAVRAEVER, encoded by the coding sequence GTGAAAACCGTAAGCGTGGGAACGAGACAAAGCGCCTTGGCACAGACCCAGACCCGGTGGGTGATGGATCGGCTGAGGGAGTTTCAGCCGGACTGGGAGTGGCGGATGGAGAAGATCCTGACCAAAGGGGATCGCATTCTTGATGTCACCCTGTCCAAAATCGGGGGAAAAGGTTTGTTCATCAAAGAGATTGAGAGAGCGCTCCTCGAGGGGCGAATCGACCTGGCGGTCCACAGCATGAAGGACTTGCCGGCGGAAATGCCCGAGGGGCTCGTGGTCGCCGCGGTCACCCCGAGGGAGGATCCGCGGGATTGTCTGATTTCCCGCACCGGGGCGGGGTTGGACGAACTCCCCGCAGGATCCGTTGTGGGCACCAGCAGCCTTCGCCGTCAAGCCCAGATCCTTGCCCGCAGGCCGGATCTGGAGGTGAAGCCGGTCCGGGGAAATGTGGACACCCGGCTCCGCAAGTTGGAGGAGGGACGGTTTGACGCCGTCGTGCTGGCCCGGGCGGGCCTTTCCCGGTTGGGTCTGGAGGATCAAATCACCGAGGTTTTGTCTTTTGACAAGATGCTGCCCGCCGTGGGGCAGGGGGCGCTGGCGGTTCAGTGCCGAGGGGAGGATGCGTCGGTGCTCCGCTTGATCCGGAAGATCAACGATCCCCATGCCGAGAAGGCGGTCCGGGCCGAACGGGCTTTCCTCCACGCCTTCGAGGGAGGCTGTCATCTGCCCGTCGCCGCCTACGCCCAAGTGGAAGGGGAGAAGGTGTGCCTGGACGGGCTGGTGGCTTCTCCGGACGGCCGCCGGGTGCTGCGGGATCGTGAGGAAGGGAACGACGCGGAAGCGGTGGGGCGCCGTCTGGCGGAAAAGTTGCTCCGATTGGGAGCGGAGGAGATCTTGTCTGCGGTGCGAGCGGAGGTGGAGCGATGA
- the cobA gene encoding uroporphyrinogen-III C-methyltransferase → MSVGTVYLVGAGPGDPGLITVKGLELIRRADVLVYDRLASPRLLGYAPEKAERIYVGKRPDRHTLSQEEINELLVRKAKEGKTVVRLKGGDPFVFGRGGEEAEVLVEHGIPFEVVPGITSAIAVPAYAGIPVTHRDFNASFAVITGHERPEKTESSIDWGHLARAAETLIFLMGVGNLPFIREQLIRHGRSPDTPVALVRWGTRVDQQTLTGTLADIAERAERAGFQPPAVIVVGEVVKLRETLKWFERKPLFGKRVLVTRARSQASALSERIEALGGEAVEFPVIRITRPARQDLLDAALRRLEDYDWVVFTSVNGVKCFFRRLRELNLDIRRMAKAKVAAIGPRTAEALLDKGIQVDVLPGEYRAESLAEAMASRVEAGEKVLLPRADIARKVLARQLERCGLDVTEVDAYDTRVGTEDAGEVARLLEEGAIHVITFTSSSTVRNFVEAIRSVREDWRSLIAPAQIACIGPITARTAEEFGLRVDAVASEYTIDGLVDAVIRLPHRTFSEEGSR, encoded by the coding sequence ATGAGTGTGGGAACGGTTTACTTGGTCGGGGCCGGGCCGGGGGATCCCGGTTTGATCACCGTGAAGGGACTGGAGTTGATCCGGCGGGCGGACGTGCTGGTGTATGATCGCCTGGCCAGCCCCCGCCTGCTGGGATATGCCCCCGAAAAGGCCGAACGGATCTACGTGGGCAAGCGCCCGGACCGGCACACCCTGTCGCAGGAGGAGATCAACGAATTGCTGGTCCGCAAGGCGAAGGAGGGGAAGACCGTCGTGCGGCTGAAGGGCGGAGATCCCTTCGTGTTCGGCCGGGGCGGGGAAGAGGCTGAGGTCTTGGTCGAACACGGCATTCCCTTCGAGGTGGTTCCCGGGATCACTTCCGCCATCGCCGTTCCCGCCTACGCGGGGATTCCCGTCACTCACCGGGATTTCAACGCTTCCTTCGCCGTAATTACCGGCCACGAACGGCCGGAGAAAACCGAGTCCTCCATCGACTGGGGACACCTCGCGCGAGCCGCGGAGACGCTGATCTTCCTGATGGGAGTGGGCAACCTTCCCTTCATCCGCGAGCAATTGATCCGCCACGGCCGCTCTCCGGACACTCCGGTCGCCCTCGTCCGCTGGGGGACCCGCGTCGATCAACAAACCCTGACGGGCACCCTGGCGGATATCGCGGAGCGGGCGGAGCGGGCAGGCTTTCAGCCCCCGGCGGTCATCGTGGTCGGCGAAGTGGTGAAGCTCAGGGAGACCCTGAAGTGGTTCGAAAGAAAGCCCCTGTTTGGCAAGCGGGTGTTGGTGACCCGGGCGCGCAGCCAGGCGAGCGCCCTGTCGGAGCGGATCGAAGCCCTCGGCGGGGAGGCGGTCGAATTTCCGGTGATCCGCATCACCCGCCCCGCCCGGCAGGACTTGTTGGATGCGGCGCTCCGCCGGTTGGAAGACTACGATTGGGTGGTGTTCACCAGCGTCAACGGGGTGAAATGCTTTTTCCGCCGGCTCCGCGAACTGAACCTGGACATCCGCCGGATGGCCAAGGCGAAAGTGGCGGCCATCGGGCCCCGGACGGCGGAGGCCCTTTTGGACAAGGGGATTCAGGTGGACGTTCTCCCCGGGGAATACCGGGCGGAATCCCTGGCCGAAGCGATGGCATCCCGGGTGGAAGCCGGCGAAAAAGTGTTGCTCCCCCGGGCCGATATCGCGCGGAAGGTGCTGGCCCGGCAGCTGGAGCGGTGCGGCTTGGACGTGACCGAGGTGGACGCCTACGACACCCGGGTCGGGACGGAAGACGCGGGTGAGGTGGCGCGGTTGCTGGAGGAAGGGGCGATCCACGTGATCACCTTTACCAGTTCCTCGACGGTCCGCAATTTCGTCGAGGCCATCCGCTCGGTGCGGGAGGATTGGAGATCTTTGATCGCACCGGCGCAAATTGCGTGCATCGGTCCCATCACCGCCCGGACGGCGGAGGAGTTCGGCCTCCGGGTGGATGCCGTGGCGTCGGAGTATACGATCGACGGCTTGGTGGACGCGGTGATTCGGTTGCCCCACAGGACCTTTTCAGAGGAGGGATCCCGATGA
- the hemB gene encoding porphobilinogen synthase, with the protein MNSFRRHRRLRQSGAIRSMVRETRLDVTDLIAPLFVVEGENVREEVPSMPGVFHFSVDRLEEELSELVDLGIPAVIVFGVPSKKDAVGSEAYSEQGIVQRAVRRIKELHPDLCVIADTCLCQYTDHGHCGVVKDGVIVNDESLELLARTAVSQARAGADIIAPSNMMDGFVRAIRQGLDEAGFEYTPILSYAVKYASSFYGPFREAAHSAPQFGDRRSYQMDPANAREALREAASDVEEGADLLMVKPGLAYMDIICRVRERFDLPIVAYNVSGEYAMVKAAAERGWIDERGVVMELLTGMKRAGADLILTYHAKDAARWLRGGID; encoded by the coding sequence ATGAACTCCTTTCGGCGCCATCGTCGGCTGCGCCAAAGCGGAGCCATTCGCAGCATGGTCAGGGAGACGCGCCTTGACGTCACCGACCTGATCGCTCCGCTGTTTGTCGTGGAGGGGGAAAACGTGCGCGAGGAGGTTCCCTCCATGCCGGGGGTGTTCCACTTTTCGGTGGACCGGCTGGAGGAGGAACTGTCCGAGCTGGTCGATCTCGGCATTCCGGCGGTGATCGTGTTCGGCGTGCCGTCGAAAAAGGACGCCGTCGGCAGCGAGGCCTACTCGGAGCAAGGCATTGTTCAACGGGCCGTCCGCCGCATCAAGGAGCTGCATCCCGACTTGTGCGTCATCGCCGACACCTGCCTCTGTCAGTATACGGATCACGGCCATTGCGGCGTGGTGAAGGACGGCGTGATCGTCAACGACGAGTCCTTGGAATTGTTGGCGCGGACGGCGGTTTCCCAGGCGCGGGCCGGGGCCGACATCATCGCCCCTTCCAACATGATGGACGGTTTCGTCCGCGCCATACGGCAGGGACTGGACGAGGCCGGGTTTGAGTATACGCCGATTCTTTCCTATGCGGTGAAGTACGCCTCCTCCTTCTACGGTCCTTTCCGCGAAGCGGCCCACTCGGCCCCTCAATTCGGCGACCGTAGGTCCTATCAGATGGATCCGGCCAACGCCCGGGAAGCCTTGCGGGAGGCGGCCTCCGATGTGGAGGAGGGAGCGGACCTCCTGATGGTGAAGCCCGGTCTGGCCTACATGGACATCATCTGCCGGGTTCGGGAGCGCTTTGACCTGCCCATCGTCGCCTACAATGTCAGCGGGGAGTACGCCATGGTGAAGGCGGCCGCCGAGCGGGGGTGGATCGATGAGCGGGGGGTCGTGATGGAGCTGTTGACGGGAATGAAGCGCGCCGGTGCGGATCTGATCTTGACGTATCACGCGAAGGATGCAGCCCGCTGGCTGCGGGGAGGGATCGACTGA
- a CDS encoding AsnC family transcriptional regulator — MAVEAMDVLDRRLLNELQEGIELVERPYQALADKLGTTEEEVLNRVRALKGDVIRQISAIFDTRSLGYKSSLVAAKIPEERIDQAARVINEHPGVSHNYKRNHAYNLWFTIAVPPNSRLGLEKTVELLGKMAEAEQVRLMPTLKLFKIGVQLDMTGQEDMSKAKAKPAYGYEERTKAAQTVSDFDIAVIRELQKDLSVEPRPFDALAENIGVSTEELLRAGRELLERKQMRRFAAVLYHRKAGFRFNGMGVWAVPEEKADEIGMKMASFKAVSHCYLRPTYPDWPYSIFTMVHGRTKEECEAILQSIEEETGIRERDVLYSTKEYKKTRVTYFTPEMDEWEEKVIRRFGI, encoded by the coding sequence ATGGCCGTGGAAGCGATGGATGTCCTGGACAGGCGGCTTCTCAACGAATTGCAGGAAGGAATCGAGTTGGTGGAACGCCCCTATCAGGCGTTGGCCGACAAGCTGGGGACGACGGAGGAGGAGGTGCTGAACCGGGTCCGTGCCCTCAAGGGAGACGTGATCCGGCAGATCTCCGCCATTTTCGACACCCGCTCCCTGGGGTACAAGTCCAGCTTGGTGGCCGCCAAGATCCCCGAGGAGCGGATCGACCAGGCGGCCCGGGTGATCAACGAACACCCGGGAGTGAGCCACAATTACAAGCGAAACCACGCCTACAATTTGTGGTTTACCATCGCCGTGCCCCCCAACAGCCGCCTCGGCCTGGAAAAGACGGTGGAGCTGCTCGGGAAGATGGCGGAGGCGGAGCAGGTGCGCCTGATGCCCACCCTGAAGCTGTTTAAGATCGGCGTTCAGCTGGATATGACCGGACAAGAGGATATGAGCAAAGCGAAGGCCAAGCCCGCGTACGGTTACGAAGAGCGGACAAAGGCGGCCCAAACCGTGTCGGACTTCGACATCGCTGTCATCCGCGAACTGCAGAAGGATTTGTCCGTCGAGCCCCGTCCCTTTGACGCTTTGGCCGAAAATATCGGGGTCTCCACCGAAGAATTGCTGCGGGCGGGCCGGGAACTGCTCGAGCGAAAGCAGATGCGCCGCTTTGCCGCGGTACTGTACCACCGCAAGGCGGGATTCCGTTTCAACGGGATGGGGGTGTGGGCGGTTCCGGAAGAGAAGGCCGACGAGATCGGGATGAAGATGGCCTCCTTCAAGGCGGTCAGCCACTGCTACCTGCGTCCCACCTATCCGGACTGGCCCTACTCCATTTTCACGATGGTCCACGGACGGACGAAGGAAGAATGTGAGGCGATTCTCCAGTCGATCGAGGAGGAGACGGGCATCCGCGAACGGGATGTTCTTTATTCCACCAAGGAATACAAGAAGACGCGGGTCACCTATTTCACCCCGGAGATGGACGAATGGGAGGAGAAGGTGATCCGGCGGTTCGGGATTTGA
- the hemL gene encoding glutamate-1-semialdehyde 2,1-aminomutase, producing the protein MHKGYEGSKARYQEAVRLIPGGVNSPVRAFRSVEMNPVYIERGEGSRVFDVDGNEYIDYLCSWGPLILGHAHPKVVEAVQETARRGTSFGLPTELETEMAREVVQRVPSVEVVRMVNSGTEATMSALRLARAYTRRDKILKFEGCYHGHADSLLIKAGSGVATLGLPDSPGVTEGTARHTLTVPYNDLDSVEWVFQKFGDDIAAVIVEPVAGNMGVVPPKPGFLQGLRRITSDYGALLIFDEVMTGFRVDYHSAQGRFQVMPDLTTMGKVIGGGLPVGAYGGRREIMEMIAPAGPVYQAGTLSGNPLAMAAGLATLRELRPEVYEELERKAARLEEGLRRNAEEAGIPHQINRVGSMITLFFTGEPVTNYDGARSSDAKRFARYFRLMLEEGVFVPPSQFEGMFVSAAHSMEDIERTIEANRNALKRL; encoded by the coding sequence TTGCACAAAGGTTATGAAGGGTCCAAAGCCCGGTACCAAGAGGCGGTCCGGTTGATCCCCGGCGGGGTCAACAGCCCGGTCCGTGCCTTTCGCTCGGTGGAGATGAATCCGGTGTATATCGAGCGGGGAGAGGGTTCCCGCGTTTTCGACGTGGACGGGAACGAGTACATCGACTATCTCTGTTCCTGGGGGCCCCTGATTCTCGGACACGCCCACCCGAAGGTGGTGGAGGCCGTTCAGGAGACGGCGAGAAGGGGAACCAGTTTCGGCCTGCCCACGGAGCTGGAGACGGAGATGGCCAGAGAAGTGGTTCAGCGGGTTCCCTCGGTGGAAGTGGTGCGCATGGTCAACTCGGGAACGGAAGCGACCATGAGCGCCCTGCGGCTGGCCCGGGCGTACACCCGGCGCGACAAGATCCTCAAGTTTGAGGGGTGTTATCACGGGCATGCCGACAGCCTGCTGATCAAGGCGGGTTCCGGTGTGGCCACCCTGGGATTGCCCGACAGTCCGGGGGTGACGGAAGGCACCGCCCGGCATACGCTGACGGTTCCCTACAATGATTTGGACAGCGTCGAATGGGTTTTCCAAAAGTTCGGAGACGACATCGCCGCGGTGATTGTGGAGCCGGTGGCCGGAAACATGGGCGTGGTGCCGCCCAAACCGGGCTTCCTCCAGGGTTTGCGCCGCATCACTTCCGATTACGGAGCCCTGCTCATCTTTGACGAAGTGATGACCGGTTTCCGGGTCGATTACCATTCGGCCCAGGGCAGATTTCAGGTGATGCCCGACCTGACGACCATGGGCAAGGTGATCGGCGGCGGCCTCCCCGTCGGCGCCTACGGCGGTCGCCGGGAGATCATGGAGATGATCGCTCCGGCGGGACCGGTGTATCAGGCCGGCACCCTTTCCGGCAACCCGCTGGCGATGGCCGCCGGGCTGGCCACCCTCCGGGAACTCCGGCCGGAGGTGTACGAGGAATTGGAGCGGAAGGCGGCCCGCCTGGAGGAGGGCCTCCGCCGAAACGCCGAGGAGGCGGGGATTCCGCATCAGATCAACCGGGTGGGATCGATGATCACCCTCTTTTTCACCGGCGAGCCGGTCACCAATTATGACGGCGCCCGGTCCTCGGACGCCAAACGGTTTGCCCGCTATTTCCGCCTGATGCTGGAAGAGGGCGTCTTCGTGCCCCCTTCCCAATTCGAGGGGATGTTCGTCTCGGCGGCCCATTCGATGGAAGATATCGAGCGGACCATTGAGGCCAACCGCAACGCGTTGAAGAGACTGTGA
- a CDS encoding GNAT family N-acetyltransferase: MWGSFDNKTLVGIAGFVRQTLIETRHRDHVWGVYVRPEHQGKGVATRMMEALITWVKALPGLEIITFTVVSENRPAKALYKKLGFQKYGTYPRSMQV; the protein is encoded by the coding sequence GTGTGGGGGAGCTTTGACAATAAAACGCTGGTGGGAATCGCCGGCTTTGTCCGGCAAACGCTGATAGAAACCCGTCACCGGGACCATGTGTGGGGCGTGTATGTCCGCCCCGAGCACCAAGGTAAAGGCGTTGCCACCCGGATGATGGAGGCGCTCATCACCTGGGTGAAAGCCCTTCCCGGGCTGGAGATCATCACTTTCACCGTGGTGTCCGAAAACCGTCCGGCCAAAGCCCTGTATAAAAAATTGGGCTTTCAAAAGTACGGAACCTATCCGCGCTCGATGCAAGTGTAG
- a CDS encoding LysM peptidoglycan-binding domain-containing protein, with protein MEREYQQFRFDISEKVRLHPQQPGIKTLVELDLYPDVEIEDQETHLRIHGYLRLAGRYVGDEEDGIGKGEDAAGGDEAAPEVRQEGENLEEIAFVIPVEITLPSDRVDVDRIAAEVESFDYQVLSPFELQIEAVLAIDGLLSDPKKDEEAYRDSVVSFAGSSFQSEKEGGPDAEEEASPDEVHLIHVDYGGEPAGKREEPDAQHAEIQSLPQESSASGDEKRAWEQNGADGDEAYAFAVESSSSGESPAEEWSPDSPSFAGAAFEEDADAKATDRGGTRDRENPEERGPASRVRLGFHPDEEDFDEAFQLAKKLLRKPSPDEFGPDRGAADSPAEDETRAEAGEKLEEESAQSADDLVSADVREGEQGAGEGEGLHWARQFLGGKEDTFVKMRMVIVQKGETLDTLAERYGVSASSILRLNGLESGQLEEGQIVYIPGEERKTAQ; from the coding sequence ATGGAACGAGAATACCAGCAGTTCCGGTTCGACATATCGGAAAAAGTCCGCCTGCATCCGCAACAGCCGGGGATCAAGACGCTGGTTGAGCTGGATCTGTACCCCGATGTGGAAATCGAGGATCAGGAGACCCATCTCAGGATTCACGGCTATTTGAGGCTGGCGGGAAGATATGTCGGGGATGAGGAAGATGGGATCGGCAAAGGGGAGGATGCGGCCGGAGGGGATGAGGCGGCTCCGGAAGTCCGGCAGGAAGGGGAGAACCTCGAGGAAATCGCCTTTGTGATTCCGGTGGAGATCACCCTTCCTTCCGATCGGGTGGATGTGGATCGCATCGCCGCGGAAGTGGAATCCTTCGATTATCAGGTGCTGTCCCCCTTCGAGTTGCAGATCGAGGCGGTGCTGGCCATTGACGGCCTGTTGTCCGATCCGAAGAAAGACGAGGAAGCATACCGGGACAGCGTCGTTTCCTTTGCCGGGTCCTCCTTTCAGTCCGAAAAGGAAGGCGGCCCGGATGCGGAAGAGGAGGCATCCCCGGACGAAGTGCATCTGATTCATGTGGATTACGGCGGAGAACCGGCCGGAAAGCGGGAGGAGCCGGACGCGCAGCATGCGGAGATTCAATCCCTGCCGCAGGAATCCTCCGCATCCGGCGATGAGAAGCGGGCATGGGAACAAAACGGCGCGGACGGGGATGAAGCCTACGCATTTGCGGTGGAATCCTCCTCTTCGGGAGAATCTCCCGCGGAGGAATGGTCCCCGGATTCCCCCTCCTTCGCCGGCGCTGCTTTTGAAGAGGATGCGGATGCGAAGGCGACGGACAGAGGCGGGACGCGCGACCGGGAAAATCCGGAGGAACGCGGTCCGGCAAGCCGCGTGCGGCTCGGTTTTCATCCCGATGAAGAGGATTTCGACGAGGCTTTCCAACTGGCCAAAAAGTTGCTCCGGAAACCGTCCCCCGACGAGTTCGGGCCGGACCGGGGAGCGGCGGATTCCCCGGCGGAGGACGAGACACGGGCCGAAGCTGGGGAAAAACTGGAGGAGGAATCGGCGCAATCCGCAGATGATTTGGTTTCCGCGGATGTTCGGGAAGGTGAACAGGGGGCCGGAGAGGGTGAAGGACTCCACTGGGCCCGGCAGTTTCTCGGCGGAAAAGAGGATACCTTTGTGAAGATGCGGATGGTGATCGTCCAAAAGGGGGAAACACTGGATACCCTCGCCGAACGGTACGGCGTTTCGGCCAGTTCGATTCTTCGGCTCAACGGATTGGAGTCCGGGCAATTGGAAGAGGGACAGATCGTATACATCCCCGGAGAGGAGCGCAAAACGGCCCAATGA